A window of Diabrotica virgifera virgifera chromosome 9, PGI_DIABVI_V3a contains these coding sequences:
- the LOC126892929 gene encoding zinc finger BED domain-containing protein 5-like, giving the protein MFPSISANIEEMKSVIIEHLTLLEEKIDHYFPSLNTDNYDWIRNLFISINMSKYQLSLQEEEELVGLSTDRNLKLKFSEMSLEEFWISVQAEHPLLSTRAVKVLLQFATSYLCELGFSTFTNIKTKKRERLGNIDEEVRVALSHIRPHIAKICKSHQHQAQVSH; this is encoded by the coding sequence ATGTTTCCCAGTATTAGCGCAAATATTGAAGAGATGAAATCCGTTATCATTGAACATTTGACGCTATTAGAAGAAAAAATTGATCACTACTTTCCTTCCCTAAATACAGATAATTACGATTGGATTCGAAATCTTTTTATCTCGATTAATATGTCGAAATACCAGCTATCATTACAAGAGGAAGAAGAGTTAGTAGGCTTGTCAACGGATCGCAATCTGAAACTAAAATTTTCTGAAATGTCACTTGAAGAATTTTGGATTTCTGTGCAAGCTGAACACCCACTTCTTTCTACAAGAGCAGTAAAGGTATTACTACAGTTTGCAACTTCATACTTGTGTGAATTAGGTTTTTCAACCTTcacaaacataaaaacaaagaaacgTGAAAGACTTGGGAATATTGATGAAGAAGTGAGAGTAGCGCTATCGCATATTAGACCGCACATTGCTAAAATTTGCAAAAGTCATCAGCATCAGGCTCAAGTGTCGCACTAA